ACTACAACATACGTGGCTCCGGAAGGCTGTTCCTGCGAATCTCCCCCGGCACCCAGGGACATTGTGCTCGAGCGAGACCCAGAGCTGGGCTTCGGATTCGTGGCCGGCTCCGAGAAGCCTGTCTTAGTCCGATTCGTCACTGATAATTCACCTAGTGTTGGAAAAGTAAGTTATTGTCCCAAGCATGTTTTGTGAGTCCGTTAGAGTAATTATTACTAAGGGACTAGTTTATTTCGCAAAAGAACGCTCCGATTCGCTTTTAAGGTTGACCCGTAAAACAATTAAACTCGGACACTGTAATTGTtgaacactagctgacccggcagacttcgtagtgcctcaatcgataaataaaagacacaaacaaaaggaatccgtccgacgggggacatcaaaaagaaaacaaaattgttatttttatttaattccgagcattttcatatttttcaccttttaaaccttctctggacttccacgaataattcaataccaatgccaaatcggtccagccgttctcgagttttagcgagactaacaaacagaaattcatttatatatatagattattgaaCACTAGGCGTGCCCTGATTTTAGCTACCCATCAAGAGCAATAgaacgcccactgagtttctcgccggatcttctcagtgggtcgcgattcccattcggtagtagattctgcgaagcactgctcttgctagggctagtgttagcaaattttctcaggttcagcccgtgagttcacctacccctCTGggtgtagttggaatagcctcttaggctaccagcgaataggtagggaaaaagagcAATAGAACAAATGAATATATGTACTTTAGTACCTAATTTTCCTTCGTACCATAACCCGGAGTTTGTTCGTTGGCTTCACCGTGGTTGTAAACGTGAGGTGGGCGGACGTAAAAGTTACGGCCCTGAAACACGAGAGGGTGAGGAAATAAGGTATATGTAATATCTACATTATGAGGTATcctgtaaaagtattttatgcCAATATTGAGTAGGAAACGTTTTGCGAAAGAAAGTCGATAACATCTGGAATCTGCGGGATAGGAGCTGCGCTGGATCGGTCATTGTGGTCAATCTTCGGAcaggcctatgtccagtagtggacgtCGGTGGGCTGATGATAATGTTGAATGACGTATGGCGTTTGCTTTCAATTTACCTcatttaatactagcgacccgccctcgcttcgcttcggaaacattaaattttactattgatagctgagtcccgcgatgttacccgcggttattgtcgtgccacgggtgacgccgcgaggcgaagTTAGTctaaccgattttgatgagactttgaggtagctgatgatataaggagtaacttaggctactttttttagactagcttcgccccgcggcgtcacccgcagttattgtcgtaccgcgcgcaacattaataataaaatttgttgtttccgaagcaaagcgagggcgggtcgctagtcatggCTATAACTGATCAAGAAATATGTCAAATTTGCAGTTGGAACCCGGTGATCAGATCCTATGCGTGAATGGGGAAGACGTGAGTATGGCTGCCCGCGAGCACGTCATATCCGCAGTCAGGGCCTGTACGGAGAAGGTCACCCTTCGCGTATGCCAACCGGCCAGAGCTGGGAATCCCACGAGAAGATCCGCGCTGCTATCAGCTGCCAAGAGAGCCAGGCTACGAGCCAGACCGCCGAGGGTTCGATTCGCCGACTCAGTTCAATTGAATGGAGCTCCCATGTATCCGGTTAGTATTGAAATCATTAGTTTCTTCTGGACAAGTACCActaggcttgcggagagtactcagaGATTGGCAGCAGCAAGAACAGAGATTCACAATtaacgtctcaaggtgggtggcggcatttacgtttttctATTatatcttagatgggtggacgagctcacagcacacctgatgttaagtagttactggagcccatagatatctacaacgtaaatgcgccacctatcttgagatataagttctaaggtctcagtatagttacaacggctgccccacccttctgactgaaacacattactgcttcacggcagaaataggcgaggtggtggtacctgcccgtgcggactcacaagaggtcctaccatcagtaaaagctGTAGATTATGCATCTAAAATCCACTTTATATTCTTGTTGTGTAATGTTGATGCAAATTTTCCTAAACAGCAGTGGGTCTACTGAAATAAAACACTCCTGGAAGATCGTAGTCTTTTATtgggaaataacaaaaaatgtttcCTGGAAATCGGATCTTTTAAAATCGGGCAAAAGTGACCAGCATTCTTAAGATAAATTTATTTagcatttaatattgaaatcttGGTTAGCGCTGGCAATTCTTCAAGACTTTTATAACAGTAGTAGAAAGATCgacgaaatacaaaaaaatcagcGGGTTTATCtttccattatttttatatctgaaCTAGTTTGTTCACTGTTTCAGCCCTCAGCATTCTCGCTGGGCGACTTGTGCCTTCCGCCGATGGCGAACGTCCTCAAAGTCTTCCTGGAAAACGGTCAAACGAAATCCTTCAAATACGACACTACAACTACAGTCGCGGACGTGGTGACGAATCTTAAAGAGAAACTCTGCATCATTGCTGAAGAGCATTTCAGTCTGGTGGTGGAGCACGTGAAAAGCTTAAGAAGGAATAAACTGACTCTGCTCGATCCTAAGGAGTCTTTGGCAAGGGTAGGCGTATATCAAATGTGTtattacattcttttttttaatctgctacttttttttttttattgcctttataggcagatgaGTTTGCTGATCAGTGATCATAGTAGCTCATGgacattagcaatgccaggggcacagctaaGCTGATGGTTTGATGAATGCCTTCTACTAAACTTAATTAAAGAACATAGCGCAATTAGCAGACCAAGCTATACCaaactttaataatgaaataatcaaTTAAGATCATTTTAAATCAACTAATATTAGAGAGCTCACTCGTATTATTGCCAATatatgtgaacgagctcacgacgcacctgatgttaagtagttactgaatctgataattacacaatataataaatacaatagtatactatattttaaaaacataccAATATAATCACACTGTACCTTTCATTTTAAACCTCCAATATCACTTATTCTTTTCCGAAGGGAACAAGAGCAGCTAAcatgataataaaatttctctttttatttaaaatctgtaAGAATGTTACTTTAGTTTTCTGTCGCTCTTCTTTGAAAGTTTCGGGTATAGCAGAAGACAATTCAGGGTAACTTCTTCGAGGTAATGGGTGTAACTGGGGTAGGAATTAGTGTTTTTCACACTTCTAACTAACAGATAGGGTACTTCTCTAAACTCCAGATAGCAGCCCGTCCCGGTTCGCATAAGATGCGATGCCTGTACCGAGTGGTCTTCATGCCGACGTCTGCCGCCGACCTGGCCCAGCAGGACCTGGCGGCGCTGGACTATTTGTACCTGCAGTGCTGCAACGACGTGGCCCAGGAGAGGTTCGCCCCGGAGCTCCAGCCCGAGGTGGCCCTCCGACTAGCGGCCCTGCACATGCACCAACACGCCCTGGCCAACAATCTCTCGCCGGCCAAGTTGACTGTTAAAGCCGTCGAGTGAGTTTCAGATGAGTTTACGCACATGTTCTTCCAAGATCATCATCCATCTAGTTAATTTTCATGTTATTACTGAAGCGTGTTATAAGTACGATTGGGTAGGCGCCATCATCATGTCTATTtctttttaatgcccttgtaggtagacgagcatacagcccacctgatggtgagtggtaaccgtcgcccatgaacttcagcaatgccaggggcagagccaagccgctgcctaccgcttaaaaaCTATACACAGATTTACGATTTCTTTGGCACTATACAGAGTGAACTATATCGACACTATATCGAACTCAGGGTGATTGATACTGACGTTAAGCGATCATCAGatctcatatatatatttttcccctacctatgcagataaccttgagaggctatatcagcttcgccctaacgtgtaggtgagctcacggggctcaaaccggagtgttgctagcactggtcttagcaagagcagtgcttctatTTCTGCAGGCAAGCAGTCAGGCATACCAGTTTGAAATGTGGGACACACAGCGCTTAATACATTTTAGCAATTTATATTCTTTGGACTCAAGGTGTAGAGACTCATTCACAGAGGCGGAAGTCGTCATCTTGTTCCTCAATCCAAGCCATAAAGTGTCTTTGAAATAAACAACTTAGCTAATAACAAATATCTACTAAGATCAAAATTAACTTTTCAGAAGAGAATTCGGACTGGAAAGGTTCGTGCCGAGCAGTCTATTGGAGAGCATGAAACGCAAAGAGCTCAGGAGGTTGATCGCTCATTTCCTGAAACTGAACTCGCAGATGACCGGCAGCCAGCGGCATCTGACGCAGCTGCAGGTTAGTGGGACTTTTCTGCTCCAAGTCGGGTTTTCGTAAAAGGTACAGCTTAAGATGAATGATGATAGGAGCCTCCTTTCTAATATATCTGTACTACAAGGACTATTGAGAGATTATTGAagattcgatttttatttacctcttgtgagtccgctgggtaccaccaccccgcctatttctgccgtgaagcagtaatgcgtttcggtttgaagggcgggggtGCCGGAAtttattgtagatgtctatgggatccggtaaacatttaacaccaagtgaacgtgagctcatccaccaacctaagaaataaaaacaaaaaaaagacctGAGGAGACAACAGGGTCCTCGAATCTTTAAAACCAACCACCGTAAGATCGTGATATAGGGTTGTGaaacgttttattataaaatggcaTGTAAAATTTTCTCATCGACTTTTGTTTTTGGTatataaaatttgttaaatttccAGGCCAAGCTTCACTATCTCGATATAGTGGGAGGACTGCCGAGCTACGGAGCGAAATGTTTCAGCAGCAGCAGACCAGAACGAGTGCTGCTGGTCTCTCCGAGGTTCGGTCTCAGTCAGATCGTGGGGAGAACTAACTCTGTGGTACGTTGTCGTTATTTCCGGCGTTGCCATCTAGGTTTCAACGAATTCTGTTGCCTTTTGATtttctaaaaaataatagtttaaaaaaacgaacaaaatacgctttgatagaaaatccaactatagaaaataaattctaataaatttgatttaaaaatagtgtaagaaaaaatgattttattgtaaaaagagcGTGGGgcacttttcaggatattatttcaattttttttgaagtgaaacttctttatcggcgttggaaaaaaatttaccgtcacatttttcggttacgcgtcacatttttccgttacgcgccatctttttcttcaccattcattgttgccgtacacaagtgaaggtgcctctttactcggtaacaataattataaaataccgatgattttaagtggagattttaatgtaaattttgcatcggaaaattctttgaagctagttgaatttctgaaagataaattgaatttatccatgaaaaacagtcctcaaacgtcaacaacaagatctggcactacaattgatggagtttttactcggtcactaaatttcgtggaatgtaaaccatatatttcatatttcagttaccataagccattaattacaaaaatatataatgacaatgacaatgatagtaataattctattacaattaatgaaatgctgtaataatcttagtagcaaaaaggtaaagtgaaataattgtattatttgtattcatgtctatgataataaaatccttttgtttaaactttatctaatttaactttatttaaccaatttctagaaagttgcatgtagatcatttttcgaaaaataaggccataaacaagtttcacttcttacgtgtgtacactagtacacgcacacatttttatttttttaggattgaattgtcatcggtccttaataagtataccaaatttcgagttgatctgacgttttgaagggctcaaaatcatgttcaaagattccattacaaacatacatactaagatatatacgtctgaagctaataaaaacgtattaatatGTCCAATTTTCTAGGACACTTATCCAGGTTTTATTTCCTTAAAAACACATATTtagttttaagtgattactgcaACCCATAAACAAGTCATTTCGCATCCTCCCGATTCACGATCGATGCTTGTACCTGAGCACCGTTTTCGTCaaaccagtcgcttgcgacgaagagtttgGCAAGTAAATGAActcacagacagcccactgagtttctcgccgaaccttctcagtgggtcgcgtttccaatcccgTGCTAAAttttgtgaagcactgctcttgctagggctagagcaaattcgccaggctaagccccgtgagctcgtgcCTACTAATTCGgttaatctagaataacccctcgaggttactagagcaggtaggcaaaaaaagcaACCCACAGACATAACCGCTACCGCACCACACCGCAGCTTAGAGAGAGGtaacatacttgagaccttagaacttatacctcaaggtgggtggtgcatttacgttgtagatgtctatgggctccagtaaccacttaacaccaggtgggctgtgggctcgtccacccatctaagaaaaaaaaaagtttactaaGAGAGAGGAACTAAGTATTTGATGTATTTGTCTATGTTACAGCCACAGCAAATAGCGTCCATAGACGAAGTGGAGTGCGTGCGGGTGCGGCGCGCGGGCGCATGCGCGGAACTGGCCGTGTTCCTGCGCCGCGACCGCGTGCTGGCGCTGCTCATGGATGATAGGGACGCCGCGGAGATGCCGCTCGTCATCGCCGGGTATGTAccgatttctttttattttattgcttagatgggtggacgagctcacagcccacctgttgttaagtggttactggagcccataggtatctacaatgtaaatgcgccactcaccttgagatgtaagttctaaggtctcaagtatagttacaacggctgccccaccgttcaaaccgaaacgcacacggcagaaataggcagggcggtggtaccttaccttcccgtgcggactcacaagaggtcctaccaccagtcaagaCTGCACCTTACTTCTTATTTACACAAATCACATAGTTGAACGCTTTGAACTATTAATCCCATTACAGATATTACAAGCTGGCGACCGGTAAAGAGCTGAATGTGGAAATTGAACGGGAACCCATCACGGAGGATATAGGTAGGTGCATGGCGACCATAGTAACTCATTTaattgctttttattacatttataaataaacacattCAATATCGGTTTATCCAATATTTAGATATGAATACTATTATCATACAAGGCGAAACGGGGACTACGCTAATAAGCAAGAAATGGTTTTGTTTTCCAGCTCCACCCTACTTGTCCCAGCACAACGTAGTCCCAGCGAAATGGAGCTACTTACACCACGACGATCCCAACGTTTTATCGAAAAAGCATTATGCGATCTTCAGTATGCCTCCGCCCTACCATTCCACTCCGGACCAAGCTAAGAATAGCTTAGATTCCAATATGAACGCGAATATAACGAACAAAAATAGCAGCAATAACTCCAGTCCTTTGATTGGTTTTGATAATAAGTCCAGTCTACTTGGACACGATGTGCACTTCGAGAAGTGTAAGAGAGGTGAAGACTTTAGACTCTTCGATCCAAACGATCCTTGCTATCTCGACGACGGTATGGGTTTCGATCTTCAGAGCATACTCTCTATAGAGCTCTTGGAAAACGCCAGCAATAACCCAAGACTAGTCGAAGCCAAGAATGAAGAGGTGCACAGGAGAGTGGCAGAAATGCAGAAATTGGTCGAGAATTCTGAACAGTATTTAACTGAAAACTGTGATGTTTATAGTGAGGATTTATATCATGATGCGTTTATAAGAGATGAGTTAGTTGGTAGAGAGACCAGTGTCGATAATTTGGAAAGCGATACTGAGTCTAATAATAGTAGAATGTCTATGGCTGATGACGCTCCTGGCATCTTAAAACACAGCGATTCGCTTTTGCTTCTAACTGAAACTATAAATCAGGGTTTGAGTGTACTGCCTGTGTCAGAAAATGACAATAATGTTAGTGGCTTGACGGCGCGACAGTCTCAAGGGCTTAGTACCATATTAAATAATTGTGGTCTCACAGACGCTTTAATAGCTTTAAATAATGATATTTGTCATTCAGAAAGTGATAATGATTCATTATACACTCCTACGAACAGCCCCATACGGAGACATCAGAACAAAACGCCAAATAAAGCAGTTAGAACTAGTTTTGGTTTGCACAGCCCAGAGGCAATACAAGAAAATAAAGAACCGAATTTGAAAGATTACTTGAAGCAACTAAGAGAAAAGAGCAATAGAGATGAAGCGGCAAGTACAGAGTATCATCCATTTTATTATCAGGAGAGCCTAGTTGATAGTGACGTCGAGCTTATAGATTTAACTTTAATACCACCCCCACAAACTCCTGATGAATTGGATTGCGCCACACAAGTGCCTCAAATTCTCCCAGTCGTACCACCCTCTTTCGCAGATGAAAAAACAAGTTCAACAGAAAATATTTCGGATGCACCAAAAACTAGTGATTTGGAAGAATTCATCGCCAATGTTACAATACAACCGCCCACTGTTAAAGTCACGCCTGCAATAGAACTGACGCCAGAAGAGATAATGTCTTACATCATTCCGCCACCCCCAGGGTCCAATACATCTACTCTAGACAGAGATGAAGTAGGATACGCGAACCAAACCCAGATCTTAGAAGCAAAACTTGCACAAAACGTAAACGATAACACCAAAACATCAAATGGAGATGTAGTTAAGGGACAGCTGAGTGTCAGTGAAATTAGGAATATGTTTGCAGCTAAAAGTCTGAGTGAAGCTAGGAATAGTTTGTTGCTCAAAGATAAAAGTAAAACTACAACACAAACGAAATCTGATTCCCCTAAAGGTAAACGGAAGAGCGTCTCAGGTGATAAACAAGCAAACGGTAACATACACGTTATAGAATACCCGACAGTCGAAAGAAAAGGCATGTTCTCCTGCTGcagtaaagataaaaataagtcAGATGATAGCAACGATGAGGGAGAAAAAGTTGAAACTCAAATACAGAACTCTGATTCAATGCCCGACGTGTGCGAAATCAGGCCTCCTCCGAGAAGAAAAAGTTCTGATTGCAAAAAACCTCCTGAAAGACCTCCGAAGACAGCTCCAATACCTCCTCCGAGACCTCGGTCCAATTCTTTCACGTGTCTCAATAACGAATTGACTGCGGTCGAAATCAGCACCAATCATTTCAACACGCTAAATAATAGACAATTGAACTACAAGGTTATCTGcgatattaatgaaaaaagtgTACAAAATCCACCCCAAGTACCTCCTAGATTAGAGAACAAGGTTCTGTCACCACCCCCACCTATATTACTACCTCCAAAGAAGCCACCTCTCCCACCAGTTCCGAGCATCGAGGTACTCAGACTGAAGACATTACAAAAAAGTTCTCCAATCAGGAACCAAGAGCAAAGACTGGCCAGTATCGGATCGCCACATTTTCAGAGaaatttaaatagttataaGAACCTTGAGAACGAAAGCCGTGCGGATGACGAAGTGCACATCCGATCGACCCCAAACTACAGTTCCATGACGCTGCAGAGTCGACACGTTAGATCGAATTCAGAAACGAAAACCACAATCTTGAAGAACAAGGAAATGTCGACAGCTTTATCTTTGTGCTCACCTCAGATGAATCGGAGGTTTAGCAATAGACCAGATATATTGAACGGCGCTCCGTGCGACCAAAAAGTCTTCAGCCCTCCTCTAGACAGAAAGACTTTTAGCTCAAGTCCTACACCAAAAGTGAATCATGTTAGGTTTAAAGAAGACGTAGTGGATGACATTCCGACTCCTCCGTCGCCGCCGACGGTGAAGTTTCCAGAGTTCCAGGCGGGGAACAATGGGCACGTGTCCATAGAGAACTTGCTATGTAAAACGGAGGTGGCCGTCGACGGGTTGCTGCAGAGGCTGCATCAGGTAGCACAGAAATGTTCGCATCAACACGCGCACGGAGGCGGAGAAGATATTGATGAAGCCAAGTTTCAGGTAAGCTTCTTTAAAAAACATTGTGCACTTCGTTTTTCATTGCAAGTTTGTTTAAAGGTCCGGCTAGCGCTAAACAATTACCAGAAAAGATAAACACCACACCTTCAATTCTATAGCTCACTTTGGAATCCTATAAACTAAATTGAAGTCTAAATTGCAATGATACAACGGGTATCTTCACAATAATATCGAAAATAGAAACTAAAGATGTTGCGAAAAAACAGAAATGTGTTATGGTAACACATCTAGGGAAGGATAAAGGGAAAATCTCGATGAGACCTAAGCTCTTCCATATATTATTCTCTCAAACTTATTAGAATCCTGTTTTTCTTTAACTctacttttaattatgtaatttttttattgcaaagtTCTCGTCATTTTAAGACTATGTCATGAGTTCGTTGAGTGTACTATTCCAGGATAGCATGGAAAAAACTTTAAAGGCCTATTTGTATTTCCCAGCGAGCGCGCAGCGAATTGACTTCGTGCGCTGTGTCGTTGGTTGGGGCTTCACGGACACTAGTGGGGGCGCTGGGGGTCGCGCGGGGAGGTGCGGCTCCTACTGCACTAGCCGACTGCTTGACGCCTCTCCGACGACTGACCGATCTCGCTCAGGTTCGAAAATTTGCATGATGTTTTGATAAAATTGTTTAACTTGCCAGTTAAGCTAAGCCAGTTAAGGTCACGGTTTActggtatttattttgtttctcaGTTCACCTttctttttatagcttagatggttggacgagcccacctggtgttaagtggttactggagcccatagacacccacaacgtaaatgccgccacccactttgagatatgggttctaaggtctcagtataactacaacgactgccccacccttcaaaccgaaacgcattactgcttcacagcagaaataagcagggtggtggtacctacccgcgaggactcacaagaggttctaccaccagtaagaaatgaagtcagaaataaaaaaataacttgaaGATAATCCGCGTCGCAGGATCGAAAAGAACGCCCAATTTAGAACAAAATTGTGACATAGTCTTCAGTATTACGTAGCGGCTACATTTAAGTTTTTACATCTGCGGACTACGGCAGTAGATACCGTCAGCAACTTTgcatatttgattaaaaaatgtCAGCGTCTTATTCATTTGTGCCCAAAAAAAGCTATTCATTCACAGGCGCTTGGAAGGCACACATCCTCACCGCTTCAAACAAGGAATTTGGTGCTCCGTGTTCATGACGTCACGGCAGCTTTTAAGGAACTAGCCGGGCAGGAAATGGCACAAATAATTCACGAGCACAACAATAAATCTAACAAGCAGCAAAATCAAGACACGGCGTCCACTCTAGAAGGGCAGTTAGCCCTGAGGGCAGAATGCTTAGCGAACGTTCTGGCAACATTACTAAGAAGTCTGAGGGTGTTTTCGCCGTGAATTTTTAGCGGGAACATCTGACACGTTAACCGCTCGCGCCACAGAgcattgaattttattatgaatGATAGTTAACACTTTTTGCACGGATAATACTTTAATACAGAGTTTTATCTGTACAATAGTAGAATGTGTTATTATTACCACATTAcaataattaagtttaattcGTTAAGATTTTGATAGTTTTTCGTTGTAAAACATAACCGTTACTAAAATGAGACCAAATAAAATTAGGTATGTTTgttttcttggtttttttttaattgtagttGGCAACACAATGTTTTAGTTGtagaattgtaaattttaacatATGTTATAGAAAATATGTTGTTAATTATGtccaaaaacaaatgaaaatcgattaataaaaattgatacAGATAATTTAAGTCTTAAGACTTTGGAGTGCAGCTAAACAAATTTTCGATTAtctgtattttgttttataagccGTAATGTCTATGGATACCGTAGGAGTTATGTtaccataattattaattaattttacctaTAAATATATCTAATGactaaaataaatgtacattttATAATTCTAGTAGAACGTTTTGTGAacaagtttaaataaaatctgtAATCATATCTACTTAAT
This is a stretch of genomic DNA from Bombyx mori chromosome 23, ASM3026992v2. It encodes these proteins:
- the LOC101746443 gene encoding uncharacterized protein LOC101746443, which codes for MLLQSSPGTSGTASPKPAPSPRSSTRHDGASNTPNLGANSPNLGASPKYGSPRLGGSPRPGKTAEEDEIALERLQTELKEGWTVHTGRDGRLYYCNHMTRTASWLPPAESWSSPRDCQEPDTEELPYGWEQALDNRGKSYYVNHINKTTTYVAPEGCSCESPPAPRDIVLERDPELGFGFVAGSEKPVLVRFVTDNSPSVGKLEPGDQILCVNGEDVSMAAREHVISAVRACTEKVTLRVCQPARAGNPTRRSALLSAAKRARLRARPPRVRFADSVQLNGAPMYPPSAFSLGDLCLPPMANVLKVFLENGQTKSFKYDTTTTVADVVTNLKEKLCIIAEEHFSLVVEHVKSLRRNKLTLLDPKESLARIAARPGSHKMRCLYRVVFMPTSAADLAQQDLAALDYLYLQCCNDVAQERFAPELQPEVALRLAALHMHQHALANNLSPAKLTVKAVEREFGLERFVPSSLLESMKRKELRRLIAHFLKLNSQMTGSQRHLTQLQAKLHYLDIVGGLPSYGAKCFSSSRPERVLLVSPRFGLSQIVGRTNSVPQQIASIDEVECVRVRRAGACAELAVFLRRDRVLALLMDDRDAAEMPLVIAGYYKLATGKELNVEIEREPITEDIAPPYLSQHNVVPAKWSYLHHDDPNVLSKKHYAIFSMPPPYHSTPDQAKNSLDSNMNANITNKNSSNNSSPLIGFDNKSSLLGHDVHFEKCKRGEDFRLFDPNDPCYLDDGMGFDLQSILSIELLENASNNPRLVEAKNEEVHRRVAEMQKLVENSEQYLTENCDVYSEDLYHDAFIRDELVGRETSVDNLESDTESNNSRMSMADDAPGILKHSDSLLLLTETINQGLSVLPVSENDNNVSGLTARQSQGLSTILNNCGLTDALIALNNDICHSESDNDSLYTPTNSPIRRHQNKTPNKAVRTSFGLHSPEAIQENKEPNLKDYLKQLREKSNRDEAASTEYHPFYYQESLVDSDVELIDLTLIPPPQTPDELDCATQVPQILPVVPPSFADEKTSSTENISDAPKTSDLEEFIANVTIQPPTVKVTPAIELTPEEIMSYIIPPPPGSNTSTLDRDEVGYANQTQILEAKLAQNVNDNTKTSNGDVVKGQLSVSEIRNMFAAKSLSEARNSLLLKDKSKTTTQTKSDSPKGKRKSVSGDKQANGNIHVIEYPTVERKGMFSCCSKDKNKSDDSNDEGEKVETQIQNSDSMPDVCEIRPPPRRKSSDCKKPPERPPKTAPIPPPRPRSNSFTCLNNELTAVEISTNHFNTLNNRQLNYKVICDINEKSVQNPPQVPPRLENKVLSPPPPILLPPKKPPLPPVPSIEVLRLKTLQKSSPIRNQEQRLASIGSPHFQRNLNSYKNLENESRADDEVHIRSTPNYSSMTLQSRHVRSNSETKTTILKNKEMSTALSLCSPQMNRRFSNRPDILNGAPCDQKVFSPPLDRKTFSSSPTPKVNHVRFKEDVVDDIPTPPSPPTVKFPEFQAGNNGHVSIENLLCKTEVAVDGLLQRLHQVAQKCSHQHAHGGGEDIDEAKFQRARSELTSCAVSLVGASRTLVGALGVARGGAAPTALADCLTPLRRLTDLAQALGRHTSSPLQTRNLVLRVHDVTAAFKELAGQEMAQIIHEHNNKSNKQQNQDTASTLEGQLALRAECLANVLATLLRSLRVFSP